The following proteins come from a genomic window of Anguilla rostrata isolate EN2019 chromosome 17, ASM1855537v3, whole genome shotgun sequence:
- the LOC135243225 gene encoding immunoglobulin lambda-1 light chain-like isoform X2, with protein MLGTLCTLITVLSCVSGATVVTQKPPVLSVSKGDTATMDCNLGTVTNSAARWYKQVPGGVPQYAVYFYHGDSSPFFGAGFSSTRFTSNHQSKSDYRLIIKNVEAGDSAVYYCATWDSSASENVFGQGTKLIVTDSSLAAPILSLLPPSSEELKTNKATLVCLAQMSVGFADVSWTSGGKPVTGGVFTGTAEQKPDKTFGLSSFLTITPSEWITDRVFTCKVSVGSKTSEKSIKKSDCSE; from the exons atgctGGGGACACTCTGCACTCTCATCACTGTGCTCTCAT gtGTGAGTGGAGCGACAGTGGTGACACAGAAGcctcctgttctgtcagtgagtAAAGGAGATACGGCCACTATGGACTGTAACCTTGGGACTGTGACTAATAGTGCTGCTCGCTGGTACAAGCAGGTTCCAGGTGGAGTTCCTCAGTATGCGGTCTATTTCTACCACGGTGACAGCTCTCCCTTCTTTGGAGCTGGATTCTCTTCCACTCGCTTCACATCCAATCATCAGAGTAAATCTGATTATCGAttgataattaaaaatgtggaggcaggagactcagcagtgtattactgtgctaCATGGGACAGCTCTGCGAGTGAGAACgtat TCGGCCAAGGCACCAAGCTGATTGTCACTG attCTTCTCTTGCTGCGcctatcctctctctcctgcctccatCCAGCGAGGAGCTGAAGACAAATAAAGCCACGCTGGTGTGCCTGGCGCAGATGTCTGTTGGGTTCGCTGATGTCAGCTGGACATCGGGCGGGAAACCAGTTACCGGCGGGGTTTTTACCGGCACCGCCGAACAGAAACCCGACAAAACCTTCGGTTTGAGCAGCTTCTTAACCATCACGCCCTCCGAGTGGATTACCGACCGCGTCTTTACCTGTAAAGTATCTGTCGGGTCTAAAACCTCAGAGAAAAGTATCAAAAAGTCTGACTGCAGCGAGTAA
- the LOC135243225 gene encoding immunoglobulin lambda-1 light chain-like isoform X3 — MLGTLCTLITVLSCVSGVIVVTQKPPVLSVSKGDTATMDCNLGTVTDSSARWYKQVPGGAPQFVLRFHLTHSSPSYGAGFSSSHFTSKCQTNSDCQLTISNVEAGDSAVYYCNTYDSSAKEWVFGQGTKLIVTDSSLAAPILSLLPPSSEELKTNKATLVCLAQMSVGFADVSWTSGGKPVTGGVFTGTAEQKPDKTFGLSSFLTITPSEWITDRVFTCKVSVGSKTSEKSIKKSDCSE; from the exons atgctGGGGACACTCTGCACTCTCATCACTGTGCTCTCAT GTGTGAGTGGAGTGATAGTGGTGACACAGAAGcctcctgttctgtcagtgagtAAAGGAGATACGGCCACTATGGACTGTAACCTCGGGACTGTGACTGATAGTTCTGCTCGGTGGTACAAGCAGGTTCCAGGTGGAGCTCCTCAGTTTGTGCTACGTTTCCACCTCACTCACAGCTCTCCCTCATATGGAGCTGGATTCTCCTCCAGCCACTTCACTTCTAAATGTCAGACTAATTCTGACTGTCAATTAACCATTAGCAATGTGGAGGCAGGAGACtcagcagtgtattactgtAACACATACGACAGCTCTGCTAAAGAGTGGgtat TCGGCCAAGGCACCAAGCTGATTGTCACTG attCTTCTCTTGCTGCGcctatcctctctctcctgcctccatCCAGCGAGGAGCTGAAGACAAATAAAGCCACGCTGGTGTGCCTGGCGCAGATGTCTGTTGGGTTCGCTGATGTCAGCTGGACATCGGGCGGGAAACCAGTTACCGGCGGGGTTTTTACCGGCACCGCCGAACAGAAACCCGACAAAACCTTCGGTTTGAGCAGCTTCTTAACCATCACGCCCTCCGAGTGGATTACCGACCGCGTCTTTACCTGTAAAGTATCTGTCGGGTCTAAAACCTCAGAGAAAAGTATCAAAAAGTCTGACTGCAGCGAGTAA
- the LOC135243225 gene encoding immunoglobulin lambda-1 light chain-like isoform X1 — MLGTFCTLMTVLSCVSGATVVTQKPPVLSVSKGDTATMDCNLGTVTNSAARWYKQVPGGVPQYAVYFYHGDSSPFFGAGFSSTRFTSNHQSKSDYRLIIKNVEAGDSAVYYCATWDSSASENVFGQGTKLIVTDSSLAAPILSLLPPSSEELKTNKATLVCLAQMSVGFADVSWTSGGKPVTGGVFTGTAEQKPDKTFGLSSFLTITPSEWITDRVFTCKVSVGSKTSEKSIKKSDCSE; from the exons atgctGGGGACATTCTGCACTCTCATGACTGTGCTCTCAT gtGTGAGTGGAGCGACAGTGGTGACACAGAAGcctcctgttctgtcagtgagtAAAGGAGATACGGCCACTATGGACTGTAACCTTGGGACTGTGACTAATAGTGCTGCTCGCTGGTACAAGCAGGTTCCAGGTGGAGTTCCTCAGTATGCGGTCTATTTCTACCACGGTGACAGCTCTCCCTTCTTTGGAGCTGGATTCTCTTCCACTCGCTTCACATCCAATCATCAGAGTAAATCTGATTATCGAttgataattaaaaatgtggaggcaggagactcagcagtgtattactgtgctaCATGGGACAGCTCTGCGAGTGAGAACgtat TCGGCCAAGGCACCAAGCTGATTGTCACTG attCTTCTCTTGCTGCGcctatcctctctctcctgcctccatCCAGCGAGGAGCTGAAGACAAATAAAGCCACGCTGGTGTGCCTGGCGCAGATGTCTGTTGGGTTCGCTGATGTCAGCTGGACATCGGGCGGGAAACCAGTTACCGGCGGGGTTTTTACCGGCACCGCCGAACAGAAACCCGACAAAACCTTCGGTTTGAGCAGCTTCTTAACCATCACGCCCTCCGAGTGGATTACCGACCGCGTCTTTACCTGTAAAGTATCTGTCGGGTCTAAAACCTCAGAGAAAAGTATCAAAAAGTCTGACTGCAGCGAGTAA
- the LOC135243225 gene encoding immunoglobulin lambda-1 light chain-like isoform X6, whose amino-acid sequence MLGTLCTLITAISCVSGVIVVTQKPPVLSVSKGDTATMDCNLGTETGYGAWWYKQVPGGVPQFVLYFHHSNSAPTYGDGYSSPRFTSNHQTKSDYRLIIQTVEAGDSAVYYCKTWDSPAKEYVFGQGTKLIVTDSSLAAPILSLLPPSSEELKTNKATLVCLAQMSVGFADVSWTSGGKPVTGGVFTGTAEQKPDKTFGLSSFLTITPSEWITDRVFTCKVSVGSKTSEKSIKKSDCSE is encoded by the exons atgctGGGGACACTCTGCACGCTCATCACTGCGATCTCAT GTGTGAGTGGAGTGATAGTGGTGACACAGAAGcctcctgttctgtcagtgagtAAAGGAGATACGGCCACTATGGACTGTAACCTCGGGACTGAGACTGGTTATGGTGCTTGGTGGTACAAGCAGGTTCCAGGTGGAGTTCCTCAGTTTGTGCTGTATTTCCACCATTCAAACAGCGCTCCCACATATGGAGATGGATATTCCTCCCCTCGCTTCACTTCCAATCACCAGACTAAATCAGATTATCGATTGATAATTCAAACTGTAGAGGCAGGAGACtcagcagtgtattactgtAAAACATGGGACAGCCCTGCTAAAGAGTACgtat TCGGCCAAGGCACCAAGCTGATTGTCACTG attCTTCTCTTGCTGCGcctatcctctctctcctgcctccatCCAGCGAGGAGCTGAAGACAAATAAAGCCACGCTGGTGTGCCTGGCGCAGATGTCTGTTGGGTTCGCTGATGTCAGCTGGACATCGGGCGGGAAACCAGTTACCGGCGGGGTTTTTACCGGCACCGCCGAACAGAAACCCGACAAAACCTTCGGTTTGAGCAGCTTCTTAACCATCACGCCCTCCGAGTGGATTACCGACCGCGTCTTTACCTGTAAAGTATCTGTCGGGTCTAAAACCTCAGAGAAAAGTATCAAAAAGTCTGACTGCAGCGAGTAA
- the LOC135243225 gene encoding immunoglobulin lambda-1 light chain-like isoform X4 gives MLGTLCTLITVLSCVSGVIVVTQKPPVLSVSKGDTATMDCNLGTETGYGAWWYKQVPGGVPQFVLYFHHSNSAPTYGDGYSSPRFTSNHQTKSDYRLIIQTVEAGDSAVYYCKTWDSPAKEYVFGQGTKLIVTDSSLAAPILSLLPPSSEELKTNKATLVCLAQMSVGFADVSWTSGGKPVTGGVFTGTAEQKPDKTFGLSSFLTITPSEWITDRVFTCKVSVGSKTSEKSIKKSDCSE, from the exons atgctGGGGACACTCTGCACTCTCATCACTGTGCTCTCAT GTGTGAGTGGAGTGATAGTGGTGACACAGAAGcctcctgttctgtcagtgagtAAAGGAGATACGGCCACTATGGACTGTAACCTCGGGACTGAGACTGGTTATGGTGCTTGGTGGTACAAGCAGGTTCCAGGTGGAGTTCCTCAGTTTGTGCTGTATTTCCACCATTCAAACAGCGCTCCCACATATGGAGATGGATATTCCTCCCCTCGCTTCACTTCCAATCACCAGACTAAATCAGATTATCGATTGATAATTCAAACTGTAGAGGCAGGAGACtcagcagtgtattactgtAAAACATGGGACAGCCCTGCTAAAGAGTACgtat TCGGCCAAGGCACCAAGCTGATTGTCACTG attCTTCTCTTGCTGCGcctatcctctctctcctgcctccatCCAGCGAGGAGCTGAAGACAAATAAAGCCACGCTGGTGTGCCTGGCGCAGATGTCTGTTGGGTTCGCTGATGTCAGCTGGACATCGGGCGGGAAACCAGTTACCGGCGGGGTTTTTACCGGCACCGCCGAACAGAAACCCGACAAAACCTTCGGTTTGAGCAGCTTCTTAACCATCACGCCCTCCGAGTGGATTACCGACCGCGTCTTTACCTGTAAAGTATCTGTCGGGTCTAAAACCTCAGAGAAAAGTATCAAAAAGTCTGACTGCAGCGAGTAA